A single Ziziphus jujuba cultivar Dongzao chromosome 11, ASM3175591v1 DNA region contains:
- the LOC107432687 gene encoding adenylyl-sulfate kinase 3: protein MSSLNNSTNIFWQECPVGKVERQKLLNQKGCVVWITGLSGSGKSTLACTVSRELHSKGKLSYVLDGDNLRHGLNKDLGFKPEDRTENIRRVGEVAKLFADSGLICIASLISPYRKDRDACRAMLPDSNFIEVFMNMPLELCESRDAKGLYKLARAGKIKGFTGIDDPYEPPLNCEIKLQQENGVCPTPSAMAGQVVSYLEDQGYLQC, encoded by the exons ATGTCTTCTCTAAACAattcaacaaatatattttgGCAAGAATGTCCTGTTGGGAAGGTTGAAAGGCAAAAACTACTTAACCAAAAAGGATGTGTTGTATGGATTACGGGTCTCAGCGGATCAG GGAAAAGCACCCTTGCATGCACAGTAAGTAGAGAACTGCACTCTAAGGGAAAGCTTTCATATGTTCTTGATGGAGATAATCTTCGGCATGGACTAAACAAGGATCTTGGTTTCAAACCTGAAGACCGGACTGAAAATATACGTAGAGTTG GTGAGGTAGCAAAACTTTTCGCAGATTCTGGTCTGATCTGTATTGCCAGTCTGATATCTCCCTATAGGAAAGATCGGGATGCTTGCCGGGCAATGTTGCCAGATTCAAATTTTATTGAG GTTTTCATGAACATGCCTTTGGAATTGTGCGAGTCAAGAGATGCAAAAGGCCTTTACAAGCTTGCACGTGCAGGAAAGATTAAAG GATTTACTGGGATTGATGACCCTTACGAGCCTCCATTGAACTGTGag ataaaattacAACAGGAAAATGGAGTTTGCCCCACCCCATCAGCCATGGCTGGCCAAGTGGTTTCTTACTTGGAGGACCAAGGATACCTTCAATGCTAG
- the LOC107432693 gene encoding uncharacterized protein LOC107432693, with translation MIMQSQLLVGPIPINGCFGFHSGFQINPGPPSHSATHLHHQNRVRHHRRWSPLIVAASSSWAIPGKQNHYAVLGLSRYATSAEIKRAYRLLARKYHPDVSKVSQAGEVFKSIRHAYEVLSNEATRTQYDQALKLQEDTGRQRRRESYSTEFDDEFDDGVKVYRWEWAELRWRMQQENYWEGNRVNEGFQETSEVAEEENSMQERGSFIEVLRSAFMSLLLLQTFGSRFSLTFSSLMALLDRKLDAGYKIGYIIAWILGGRGGVLLTLCLSFASWVCGKTSSSMVVLVVVAMWVGSNLARYAPLPQGALLTLLYMSIKLQVDLN, from the exons ATGATAATGCAGTCGCAACTCCTGGTGGGACCCATCCCCATCAACGGCTGCTTTGGCTTCCATTCTGGCTTCCAGATTAATCCTGGCCCTCCATCTCACTCCGCAACTCATCTCCACCACCAAAATAGGGTCCGCCATCACCGGCGGTGGAGCCCGCTGATCGTTGCGGCTTCGTCGTCCTGGGCTATTCCCGGCAAGCAGAACCACTATGCGGTGCTCGGCCTCTCACGCTACGCCACTTCCGCTGAAATCAAGAGGGCTTATCGCCTCCTCGCTCGTAAG TATCATCCTGATGTTAGCAAGGTTTCTCAGGCTGGAGAGGTGTTCAAGAGCATACGCCATGCATATGAA gtACTATCTAATGAAGCAACGAGGACTCAGTATGACCAAGCACTGAAATTACAAGAAGACACAGGTAGGCAACGAAGGAGAGAGAGTTACAGTACTGAGTTTGACGATGAGTTTGATGATGGGGTGAAGGTCTATCGGTGGGAGTGGGCTGAACTAAGGTGGAGAATGCAACAAGAGAATTATTGGGAAGGTAACAGAGTCAATGAGGGATTCCAAGAAACAAGCGAAGTAGCTGAAGAGGAAAATTCAATGCAAGAAAGAGGCTCCTTCATTGAAGTGCTTAGATCTGCATTTATGTCTCTGTTACTGTTGCAGACCTTTGGATCCCGGTTCTCTCTCACCTTTAGCAGCCTGATGGCCCTGCTTGATAGGAAGTTGGATGCTGGATACAAAATCGGGTATATAATTGCTTGGATTTTGGGTGGGAGAGGTGGCGTTCTGCTAACTTTGTGCCTCTCATTTGCTAGTTGGGTTTGTGGAAAAACCAGCAGCAGTATGGTGGTTCTGGTTGTTGTAGCTATGTGGGTTGGCTCCAATCTTGCAAGGTATGCACCACTTCCACAAGGTGCTCTTCTTACTCTCCTCTATATGTCCATTAAGCTTCAAGTGGACTTGAACTaa
- the LOC107432696 gene encoding uncharacterized protein LOC107432696, producing MCPMRFILVFFSAILAGYFAWRTVRSSPGVDIMLEDSNNEKFQSKEEQEFNFKRMVLNSFWVFVDMASGRYLWRNLREMKQEKKMKSH from the exons atgtgtccaATGAGGTTCATCTTGGTGTTTTTCTCGGCGATTCTTGCTGGGTATTTCGCATGGAGAACTGTTCGTTCTTCTCCTGGAGTCGATATTATGTTAGAAGATTCAAATAACGAGAAGTTTCAATccaaagaagaacaagaattcaACTTCAAAAgg ATGGTTTTGAACAGCTTCTGGGTTTTCGTTGACATGGCCAGCGGGAGATACTTGTGGAGGAATTTGAGGGAGATgaagcaggaaaaaaaaatgaaaagtcatTGA